The genomic segment ATGTTaatgttttctttcttccttttcttcttcttcttttatttatttttttacttgtattttagGATGAAATATGTCCCATTTTTAATGGGTATAGAAGAGTTTATAAAAAAATCTCAGCAGATCCTGTTCCTCATCTATAAATAATTAAGAAGAGAAAGAggctttatcttttcttttttctctctctctctggttttgTCTTTCTTTAGCTCATATGTAAGTCAGGAATTATCAGCTGAATGTTTGCAAATACCTCAACATTTCCCCCATTTTCTGCTAACATTACAAAAACGTTTCCTCAACACTACGAGAACATTCATCACGTTATAGGACAGTTCCCTGCTACAGCTGTGGATCTCAGCGTTTTATTTGAGTCGACAGCTTTCTGTTCACACAGTGTTTGCTATAATTGTGCTAGTGAACGCAGCGATGTATCAAAGGCCTTAAAATGAGTCTATAAACAACAATTAGTCCTAACGAGGGGGTTCCAAGCGTATGCACGCCTTTAAAGCCACTCGACGCTCAGAAAGAAGCTTCGGAGCTGAAGTGGAAAGCATGGCTGGTAATTTGTAATGATAGTGTTGATCTGTAATCTGTGACAAACTCTCTCTTTCCGTCTGTGCTCGTAAACCCAGTCCTTGTGTTTGAAAGTAAAGCTGGAGCTGATTGTGAGAGGATCTTGTTTCATAGTGAAGCataaaagatgatgatgatgatgatgatgatgatgatgatgatgatgatgaaaaacaGGTCACAGCTGTCCTTTTTCATCCTTTTATTTGTTCTTTTAGTTGTAtcctttttattaatatttttcagttcattcactctttagattttttgtttccatttttcaaaatgcacttatttaattttattcattcaattttaatctctttttttgtttgttcttcagtttGTTCACTCTTTCGTTCGTTCTCTTTAtctttttgtcttgtttcttctGCTCTATTTCTGTTTGTTGAATTATTCTTTTCATTTActctttaataattatttctttttaatttctttgttcattctttttttattattcttttttttcccctttttttgctTAAGTCCatctttaatattttcttttcctctgcttttttatgtcatttatttgctaattaaatttttccttaatttgttattgtttattctttcattttttcttttcttcgtAATTTTCTGTTCTGTATTTCCTTTTCTTCACATTTTTTCTTCCTCATTTTTCTGATTTTCTGCAGATTGCTGAAGAATGATCCAGAGCTTTAATGTTTATCCTGTAATCTTTTATATGTTTCTCATGTTCTCCGACACAGATGAGATGTTAAACTCCCGATCATTAAGACTGTATTAGCCATTAGACGTCTGGTAATTAAACAAATTTAATGAGTTACACACTTTCCTCACAGTCCTGCATCACTAGGCCAGACTTTGACATTCAGTCCAATAAAtgtctatgtttgtagtttatgtCAAAGCATGATTGATGTCTTACTCCAAACCCTGTTTTTAGATGCAGAATGTGCTGGAGAAACCTGCGTATCCTAATTGGTATCACGTCAGATACATCATAGTGAATCtacaaagtgtgtgtttgtgtgaaagcaACTAAACTGCATCCGCTGCTGTGACATTACATCTCTCTAATTACTGACCCGTGTGTTTGCGAGACCTGATTAAACCCGCCTGCCTCTCTAATAACTGCTTTAAAGCACATTCCCTTGTTCCCAgataaaacacaaaacatcaaTTAACTCTTTGAGCCACTGCGTGTAGAAACCCAGCCGCTCTGCTAAACTCGTGTGTTAATTGTGCCTCTATATTCAGACATAAAAATCCACTTACAAAAACATGaatttcaaataacataaaataataattactgtatattgtatttgaaaatgaagcttttaaatataattatattccaaacgcttataaatcatacagaattagtttttttgagaaagtaaaaatgcacaaagtttcctgtgagggttagggttaggtgtagggttggtgaagggccatagaatatacagtttgtacagaataaacaCCATTACGcgtatgggatgaacacactttacacaaaaacaaaaaacgtgTGTATATATGTACCGCCGCAAGGTGGCGGTGACGCGCTGGAGAGCTAGTAGCGGTCACGCGCGTCAGCCGCAGAAGAAGAAACAGCGTCAGCGGTGGTGAGTCGCGTTTAGAGAAACAGCAGCAGACAAAATCATGGAGGAAACCGCGAAAAAGGAGAAAAAGCCGGTGGACATCACAGAAGACAAGGACAAACAACCGACGGGGAAAGACAAAGACAAGAAAGAAGAGCAGGAGCTGGTAAGAAACGAGAGAAACGGGTGCTGGGGACGGTTCAGATTCCGCCTGAGTCACTCTCTGCAGGCCCTTCACCCAAACACAGCCACAAAACACAACCTTTACCCTTATTAAACCTGATTTATCAACACATTATGTGTTTATGAGACGTTAATACGACCGACATGCGGAACAAACTGACCTACAGACACTCAATCGGTGTTTATGTGCTCTATATGCATCTTATAGATATGTAAACAGTGGGATTTATTGAATGAATGTCTGGATATAGTTATTAAACACTGAGGAGAAATTcattcagatgtgtgtgtgatgttataAATTAGTCTTTATATGAGTGTTATGTGTTGTTTCTGCAGTCAGAGGAGGACAGACAGCTTCAGGAGGAGTTAGAGATGCTCGTGGAGAGACTCACTGTAAGTTAATGTTTTATAATCATGgatctattattattaatttatgaaatggCTCGCTAATGCAAAACAGTGTTTACCAATGACATAATAGTCCATgtttcacaataaaataaaatctcgatggataaaataattataataaaaattatttttaagaaaataattacaaatttaatttctgaaattacttgatgcaaaataatgaataatcaatactgttattaataataaatactaatagttaaagtacaaaaattgttaaaataaaaataaatcaaagctgtttagaaataatttaaaataataataatgcaaacaaaaaaagaccaaataaaattaaatattttaaagacaatttgaaatgatttattGGCAACCAAATGAAATAAGTTGATGTTAAAGTGTTACAATTACTAAAtccgaaataaaaataaatattgaaaaaataaaaatgataaaaagttGTAGGAAAATGactgaatctgaaaaaaaaattaaactattttgaaacattaaaataataaaaatttataaaagaaaggaaataagtcaaagtaaaatgactaaatctgaaataaaaataaatattaaaaatgataaaagaaagaaaataagtttGAAATAAAGAGATTACAACGCTTTAGAAATAtcttaaatgaaataataaaatgatagaaGCACAAAACgaaatacttgaaataaaaataataacttaagAAATTAGTTACTGATGAAAAACAAGGTTTATGAATAATGTCATTGGCCATTTTAGTCAAACCCTTCTGTAAAAGCACTCTCCTCCTGTGCTATTATTTCCCGCCGGATGTCACCGAGATGAaagatgctgtgtgtgtttgtcaggagAAGGACACGTCTCTGTATCGTCCGGCTCTGGAAGAACTGCGGCGTCAGATCCGCTCCTCCACGACCTCCATGACCTCGGTGCCCAAACCGCTCAAGTTCCTGCGACCGCATTATGCCAAGCTCAAGGAGATCTACCAGAACATGTCTCCGGGAGAGAACAAGGTGTGCAGTCAGACAGCGTGAGCGAGCACAGCGTGTGCAGTGTGCAGCGTgaccgtctctctctctgtttcacaGCTCTTCTGCGCTGACGTGGTGTCTGTCCTCGCTATGACCATGAGCAGCGAGCGAGAGTGTCTGAAACACCGTCTGCTGGGCTCCCAGGAGGAGCTGGCCTCGTGGGGACACGAATACGTCCGGTACGTCCATCACCCCACTGCCCTGCTCACTGGAACCACTCCAAATCAGCAACAAGCATTAAAAGATAATATATTTGCTGAAAAACTAAAGCAAAAATTGGACAGTAAGTGAATTAGAATtggtactaaaaataaaaaagggtaaaaaatattatttttattttttcacacacacacacacacacacacacacacacacacacacacacatatatatatatatatatatatatatatatatatatatatatataattagcttTATATTTAAGTACTATAAACAAAAATGTGACCTATTTGGCCactaaatgaaatgtttaaatataactaCTAAAATTACAGCAAATTTAAAGTTTCtagtttttgttttgattttaatttaagtttcagTAATTATGTGCTCTTGTCATTTGTATTAGGCTTTTTCTGCATATTtctaaatagcatttatttttaatatcggttccaaatatttataaattttataacAAAAATTGGAAAAGTGGCTCTAACTAACTGATATAAAATTGGTAcagaatttcttttttcttttacattttactaattttttattgtgtatacatctatttttaaatatatttatttattgaattaaattttaatttatgcatttagcggacgcttttatccaaagggacttacattgcattcagtctaacaattttctcctaacatgtgttccctgggatattaaatatgaaacaatTATATTACAAAAATTAGAAAAGTTTCCCTGgccactaactgaaataaaatgagtaaaaaaatgactaattttaatgactaataaataattttaaatgactttcttttcttctttttttttttacatttcagtcattttaatgtatatatgtcTATTTTCtgtgtgcatatgtatatatatgtatagatatatatagatagatcgatagatataGAAATAGATATTATATAATagaagttaaaaaaattataaatactatataaacacatttcaaaCGTTTGTCTTCTAActgaaaaaagtttaaatataacttataattacttaaattattacatatttatttatatctttgtGGTTTTCAGTAATTATGTGCtcgtctttttttttacatttcttattagcatttattttttaatttcagtttcaaatatttataaaccCTATAAATTCTATAACAAAAATTAGTAAAGTTGCTttggtcaaaattaaaaaataattggttTGCAGATGCAACAAAAACGCatgatttaaatgattatttacaaTATCACACACAAGTGaactatttttataaatataatgtatttcacctcatatatataaatatatatagataaaagctaatagaaaatatttgtaaattacaaaaaaatacaaaaatgtggtTTTGGCTtctaacttaaataaaataatacacataaaatacaaaatatgtaaatgatgCTAAAGTAGCACTGCATTAGAATAGAAACCAGcgatctgttttattttaattacatttttgcatttctgtGAACCTCACAAACGTGCCTTTGACGAATCGTTCCTCCGAAGTGTTAGAATTAATTCATGTCCAACACGAACTGAAggaagtgtgtgtttgcaggcaTCTGGCCGGGGAGGTGGCTAAAGAATGGCAGGAGATCGAGGAAGGGGATAAAGCTCAACAGGAAGTGCTGCTGAAGCTGGTCAAAGAGATCGTCCCCTATAACATGGCCCACAATGCCGAGCACGAGGCCTGTGACCTCCTGATGGAGATCGAGCGGCTCGATATGCTGGACGCGTACATCGATGAAAACGCCTACGCTAAGGTCTGCCTGTACCTGACCAGGTGAGACGTGGTTACCCACAATGCATCTGAGcacaggtctgtgtgtgtgtcgtgcCGCTCtgatctgtgtttgtgtctgcagcTGTGTGAGTTACGTCCCTGAGCCAGAGAACTCGGCCCTGCTCAAATGCGCGCTCAACATCTTCCGCAAGTTTAACCGTTACCCAGAAGCCCTCAGGCTCGCGCTGATGCTCAATGACGTGGAGCTGGTGGAGAACATCTTTACTTCCTGCAAGGACATGTATGATGCTCGTGAACAATATTAAAGCTGAGTCTCAAACTGGATTACATGGatagtaactgtgtgtgtgtgtgtgtgtgtgtgtgtgtgtgtgttcagtgtcacTCAGAAGCAGATGTCGTACATGTTGGGTCGTCACGGCATGTTCCTGGAGCTCAATGAAGATGTGGAGGATTATGAAGATCTGACGGAGATCATGTCCAACGTGCAGCTCAACAGCAACTTCCTTGCCCTCGCTAGAGAGgtgatgaaacacacacactcattcactcactctctcaaacacacactcactctcactcacacacacacacacactcacgcacacacacacacactcacgcacacactcactcacacacgcacactctcacacacgcgcacactctcacacactctctctctctctctctctcacacacgcactctctcactcacacacgcactctcacgaacacacatacactcactctctcacacacgaaCGCACACGCgcactctcacacgcacacacactctctcacacactctctaactctctctcacacacacactctctctcactctctctcacacacactctctcactctctctcacacacactctctcactctctctcacacgtgcactctctctcacacacgcgcacactctcacactcacaaacacacacactctcacactcacaaacacacacactctctctcacacacacacacacactctctcacacacacgcgtgcactctcacacacacacacacacacacacacacacactctttcacactctcacacacaaatatttttttgtcttcgatcaaatggaggaaaaaaatcattagcTTATGTGATGTGgggaaaaaattaatatattttgtccTTAGAGggtcattttatgtttgtttgacaATTCTTCATGAAAAgcagtggtgttttttttttgttgtttttattttttatttttatgaaaatcaaGTGTTGTTGTTTTAGCATAGAAAGAATAATCAGATTGTAAAAGTAATTCTTGTAGATGTTTgatgtttcattttgattgtcttgTCTGCAGCTCGACATCATGGAGCCGAAAGTGCCAGACGACATTTACAAAACGCACCTGGAGAACAACCGTAAGCCcctcagcttgtgtgtgtgtgtgtgtgtgtgagatgtgtgTCACTGAGTGTGTTTCTCTCAGGCTTCGGCAGCAGCGCCTCTCAGGTGGACTCCGCTCGCATGAATCTGGCCTCGTCCTTCGTCAACGGCTTCGTGAACGCTGCGTTCGGTCAGGACAAGCTGCTCACGGACGACGGGAACAAATGGCTGTACAAGAACAAGGACCACGGTGAGAGCAGGCTCGCGTCTGTGCAGCTAGAAGAGATCAGTCTGCTGATCTGATGAGATGTGTGTTTGTGGCAGGGATGCTCAGTGCAGCGGCGTCTCTGGGGATGATTCTGCTGTGGGACGTGGACGGAGGTCTGACGCAGATCGATAAATACCTGTATTCCTCCGAGGACTACATCAAGgtgcggacacacacacactcattagtGTGCTCACTTCTTGTGCTTCACTAGTCttaagtcttaagtctctgggtatatttattttattcatagatGTCTGAAgtgttgaattgttttatttgtgtcaGTCCGGAGCGCTGCTGGCGTGTGGGATCGTTAACTCGGGCGTTCGTAACGAGTGTGACCCCGCTCTGGCGCTGCTGTCTGATTACGTCTTACACAACAGCAACATCATGAGGATCGGAGCCATTTTTGGGTAATTACAAACCAATTAGACGTTTTTAGGGCCCTAGGAAATCCCAAGTTATTCCTAAGGGagtttatatataatgttattaatatagtttattatattataatctatttaatataatttattatataatcctatatttattatataatttattaaataacatactTTTATAATAGTGGGTTGTAGTGAATTTATCAATAGTTTTTAGcaaattaaatgttgaaaatgaATTCGGGATTAAATGATATTAATCTGATTAATGAAATGTTTAACGATCTAATAATTTCTTAGAATTTTAACAGTAACAGGGCGTGatgaaatttttattattatgatttaatttaaatgtattatcggAAACAATGGtcaaattaatgcattatttaatcttAAGGTTTACTGTTTAAATCAaaatatggattaaaaaaaagtgttattgctttaaaaaattattttaataaatgttatgatttattatgaaatatattttactgtacaatattgtaatatataaaatagttatttaaaccAAACTCATAAGAAAGAtatgtatgattttttatttatttaatataattttattttggtgggttatatgaacatttctgcatttgagatGTTGCATTGAtgcatttaatgttaatttacaggtttaactaaatattcataatcaatttaattaataacaattttaaCAATGTAGTAAACAATCAAACATCTAACcgtaataatgtttttatttatttaaaattgatttttaaaaattgtaatcaaatgaatgaataaaggcACAAAGTTATATAATCATACGTTTTACTGATTAAATTCAAACATTGATGCAAAATTGTTTCGCTTAATGaaatgtgcgcgtgtgtgtgggtgtgtgtgtgtgtgtgtgtgtgtgtgtgtgtgcaggttgggTCTGGCGTACGCCGGCTCTAACAGAGAGGATGTTCTCTCTCTTCTGCTTCCTGTCATGGGAGACTCCAAATCCAGCATggaggtgcgtgtgtgtgtgtgcgcgtgtgtgtgcgcgtgtgtgtgcgcgtgtgtgtgtgtgtgtgtgtgagtgacgaGTCCGTGTGTGTCTCTGCAGGTGGCTGGAGTGACGGCGCTGGCGTGTGGGATGATCGCGGTGGGTTCCTGTAACGGTGATGTCACTTCCACCGTCCTGCAGACGATCATGGAGAAGAGCGAGCAGGAGCTCAAAGACTCGTTCGCTCGCTGGCTTCCCCTTGGCCTCGGACTCAACCATCTTGGTAACAAGAAAATACAACACTGTACATACAATAAATAATCGAattgcaattttaaaaaaatgctattggggtttttattatttattttcgtttttattttttgtcttcaaGCTCCAGTTTAGCTGTGCTTGTTTGTAGGGCACAGTTTGggcaaaatattaatgtaaaaataaaataaaaataatgcaaattattatttattattttaaaaaatttagttttgttatgtttttccTTTAACCAGAAATATAGCttagtgagataaaaaaaaaatctgttttagatagtttttatgaatgtttttattttttttattagaaaatgttacaaatatttattttgcagtatCTCACTGTAAAGTTAAAAATgagcattttaataatatatatatatataaatatatatatatatatatatatatatatatataattttttttttgtttgttttgtttagtattgtaaaattacaaaacttatatttgtcttattttttttaattttcaaacaaaaaaaaaaatcatgcttttattttagactgaaactaacttttttttatgttcactGTTTATGTTAAAACGCCTTTGAAAAATTGTTATCTTtagctttggaaaaaaaaaaagtgtatgattATTAAATTTTACTgtgcaatatataaataaatatatcaaataataatatatcagtTTCTTTAAGTTAAACCAAATTTagtatggatatatatatatatgtattagtgttgcacggtgcaccgatacttcaaaagtatcgcgattctcggaaattaaaaacgtcacgatacctaaatttattaatatcgatacttcaaagaatgactgtgttccagatttgtaagagacgtatttcatgttggtgtgtgcaacgcacg from the Carassius gibelio isolate Cgi1373 ecotype wild population from Czech Republic chromosome A15, carGib1.2-hapl.c, whole genome shotgun sequence genome contains:
- the LOC128029094 gene encoding 26S proteasome non-ATPase regulatory subunit 2-like; translation: MEETAKKEKKPVDITEDKDKQPTGKDKDKKEEQELSEEDRQLQEELEMLVERLTEKDTSLYRPALEELRRQIRSSTTSMTSVPKPLKFLRPHYAKLKEIYQNMSPGENKLFCADVVSVLAMTMSSERECLKHRLLGSQEELASWGHEYVRHLAGEVAKEWQEIEEGDKAQQEVLLKLVKEIVPYNMAHNAEHEACDLLMEIERLDMLDAYIDENAYAKVCLYLTSCVSYVPEPENSALLKCALNIFRKFNRYPEALRLALMLNDVELVENIFTSCKDIVTQKQMSYMLGRHGMFLELNEDVEDYEDLTEIMSNVQLNSNFLALARELDIMEPKVPDDIYKTHLENNRFGSSASQVDSARMNLASSFVNGFVNAAFGQDKLLTDDGNKWLYKNKDHGMLSAAASLGMILLWDVDGGLTQIDKYLYSSEDYIKSGALLACGIVNSGVRNECDPALALLSDYVLHNSNIMRIGAIFGLGLAYAGSNREDVLSLLLPVMGDSKSSMEVAGVTALACGMIAVGSCNGDVTSTVLQTIMEKSEQELKDSFARWLPLGLGLNHLGKGEAIETTLAALQVVPEPFRSFSNTLVDVCAYAGSGNVLKVQQLLHICSEHYDNKDKDDEKDKKDKKEKDKKETTADMGSHQGVAVLGIALIAMGEEIGSEMALRTFGHLLRYGEPTLRRAVPLALALISVSNPRLNILDTLSKFSHDADPEVAHNAIFAMGMVGSGTNNARLAAMLRQLAQYHAKDPNNLFMVRLAQGLTHLGKGTLTLCPYHSDRQLMSQVAVAGLLTVLVSFLDVKNIILGKSHYVLYGLVAAMQPRMLVTFDEELRPLPVSVRVGQAVDVVGQAGKPKAITGFQTHTTPVLLAHGERAELATEEYIPVTHILEGFVILRKNPSYDA